From the Halalkalicoccus sp. CGA53 genome, one window contains:
- a CDS encoding tripartite tricarboxylate transporter permease has translation MAVDAFFEGLALAASWPVIGWMALGLVLGIVLGALPGIGSPVGMALVLPLTLPLDATSAIVLLVAIYSGAMFGGSIAAILINAPGTESAAATTLDGYPMAKNGLAKNALAIATTASALNGFLAALALILLSPVLIEVVLAFGSPEYFLLAILGISLITIVTQGSIVKGLVAGALGFMISTIGTAILTARPRYTFGQFGLYDGIDFVAALIGMFAFAEMMKLAAKKQISAENIELAGSVREGVMAVFNHPKTTLKSGLIGMGIGMVPGSGATTSTFVAYAEEARSSAKDGRFGEGDPRGVIAPEAANNPTVSGSLIPTLSFGIPGSGSTAVLLGGILMHGLQPGPVLFDEQLHITYALFVSLFLGNVLILAIGLTVIPYASKITELDTNVIIPLVVVLSFAGAFTLNQNWFDVLAVLLLGVLGFYMVRYNYSVIAFVLGIVLGPIAEENFFRSLQISGGDYAIFVNPIDRPLSFLLSVTIFLVLFGPFIKARFDRERSG, from the coding sequence ATGGCGGTCGACGCCTTCTTCGAGGGGCTCGCGCTCGCCGCGAGCTGGCCCGTGATCGGGTGGATGGCGCTCGGGCTCGTCCTCGGGATCGTCCTCGGGGCGCTGCCGGGGATCGGCTCGCCGGTCGGGATGGCGCTCGTACTGCCGCTGACGCTGCCGCTCGATGCGACCTCGGCGATCGTGCTGCTCGTGGCGATCTACAGCGGGGCGATGTTCGGCGGCTCGATCGCCGCGATCCTGATCAACGCGCCCGGCACCGAGTCCGCGGCGGCGACGACGCTCGACGGCTACCCGATGGCGAAAAACGGCCTCGCGAAGAACGCGCTCGCGATCGCGACGACGGCCTCCGCGTTGAACGGCTTCCTCGCGGCGCTCGCGCTGATCCTGCTCTCGCCGGTGCTGATCGAGGTCGTCCTCGCGTTCGGCTCGCCGGAGTACTTCCTGCTCGCGATCCTCGGTATCTCGCTGATAACGATCGTCACGCAGGGCTCGATCGTGAAGGGGCTCGTCGCCGGCGCGCTCGGCTTCATGATCTCGACGATCGGCACCGCGATCCTCACCGCGCGCCCGCGGTATACGTTCGGACAGTTCGGCCTCTACGACGGGATCGACTTCGTCGCGGCGCTGATCGGGATGTTCGCGTTCGCGGAGATGATGAAGCTCGCGGCGAAGAAACAGATCTCCGCCGAGAACATCGAACTCGCTGGGAGCGTCCGCGAGGGCGTGATGGCGGTGTTCAACCACCCGAAGACGACGCTCAAGTCGGGGCTGATCGGGATGGGGATCGGCATGGTCCCCGGCTCGGGCGCGACCACCTCGACGTTCGTCGCCTACGCCGAGGAGGCGCGTTCGTCGGCGAAGGACGGCCGGTTCGGTGAGGGCGACCCGCGAGGAGTGATCGCCCCCGAGGCGGCGAACAACCCGACGGTGAGCGGGTCGCTCATCCCGACGCTCTCGTTCGGGATCCCCGGCAGCGGGAGCACCGCGGTGTTGCTCGGCGGGATCCTCATGCACGGGCTCCAGCCGGGTCCCGTGCTCTTCGACGAACAGCTGCACATCACCTACGCGCTGTTCGTCTCACTCTTCCTGGGGAACGTGCTGATCCTGGCGATCGGCCTGACGGTGATCCCGTACGCGAGTAAGATCACCGAACTGGACACGAACGTCATCATCCCGCTCGTCGTCGTGCTCTCCTTTGCGGGCGCGTTCACGCTGAACCAGAACTGGTTCGACGTGCTCGCGGTCCTGTTGCTGGGCGTGCTCGGCTTCTACATGGTCCGGTACAACTACTCGGTGATCGCGTTCGTGCTGGGGATCGTCCTCGGGCCGATCGCCGAGGAGAACTTCTTCCGGTCGCTGCAGATCTCCGGCGGGGACTACGCCATCTTCGTCAACCCGATCGACCGGCCGCTCTCGTTTCTGCTCTCGGTCACGATCTTCCTCGTGCTGTTCGGGCCGTTCATCAAGGCCCGGTTCGACCGCGAGCGTTCCGGCTGA
- a CDS encoding mandelate racemase/muconate lactonizing enzyme family protein produces MSVRTVEAIPLHRELDTRFANAQKWIDSREYCLVRIETGDGLVGWGECWGPIAGNRELVEEYVAPRIEGDDSTAVERLHEELVFALRSSYHSYVPASVVSGVDMALWDLYGKSVGASVSRLLGGRRREEVRAYATGHFFGDVERFEELEEAVVREAEGHVAAGFSALKNKIGLSRHFPGWGMEEDVALVRAIREAVGPDVRLMTDANHGYDRADAMRVSRALADLDVYFFEEPLPPEDLVGYAALNRGPTPIAGGESWAFLHEFERVLSANAASYVQPDLTSVGGFTSARRVAAAAGAANVGCLPHVFGSAVALAASLQLLATLSGEPMLEFDRTPNPIRDDLAIDPVENDGPTVAIPDRPGIGVEIDERVLSRFRADR; encoded by the coding sequence ATGTCCGTTCGAACCGTCGAGGCGATCCCGCTCCATCGCGAGCTCGACACGCGATTCGCGAACGCACAGAAGTGGATCGACAGCCGTGAGTACTGCCTCGTCCGGATCGAGACCGGCGACGGGCTGGTCGGCTGGGGCGAGTGCTGGGGGCCGATCGCCGGCAACCGGGAGCTGGTCGAGGAGTACGTCGCACCCCGGATCGAGGGCGACGATTCCACGGCCGTCGAACGGCTCCACGAGGAGCTCGTCTTCGCGCTCCGCTCGTCGTACCACTCCTACGTTCCCGCGAGCGTCGTCAGCGGCGTCGACATGGCGCTCTGGGACCTCTACGGGAAGTCGGTCGGGGCGTCGGTCTCCCGGCTGCTGGGTGGGCGGCGCCGGGAGGAGGTCCGCGCGTACGCGACGGGGCACTTCTTCGGAGACGTCGAGAGGTTCGAGGAGCTCGAGGAGGCGGTCGTGCGCGAGGCCGAGGGTCACGTCGCGGCGGGCTTCTCCGCGCTCAAGAACAAGATCGGGCTCTCGCGGCACTTCCCGGGGTGGGGGATGGAGGAGGACGTCGCGCTCGTCCGTGCGATCCGGGAGGCCGTCGGCCCGGACGTGCGGCTGATGACCGACGCGAACCACGGCTACGACCGGGCCGACGCGATGCGGGTCTCGCGTGCGCTCGCCGACCTCGACGTCTACTTCTTCGAGGAGCCGCTGCCGCCGGAGGATCTCGTGGGGTACGCGGCGCTCAACCGAGGACCGACGCCGATCGCCGGCGGGGAGTCCTGGGCCTTCCTCCACGAGTTCGAGCGGGTACTCTCGGCGAACGCCGCGAGCTACGTCCAGCCGGACCTGACGAGCGTCGGCGGGTTCACCTCGGCACGGAGGGTGGCGGCCGCCGCGGGCGCCGCGAACGTCGGCTGTCTCCCGCACGTCTTCGGGAGCGCGGTCGCACTGGCCGCGAGCCTCCAGCTGCTCGCGACGCTCTCCGGCGAGCCGATGCTCGAGTTCGACCGGACGCCGAACCCGATCCGCGACGACCTCGCGATCGATCCCGTGGAGAACGACGGGCCGACCGTCGCGATCCCGGACCGACCGGGGATCGGCGTCGAGATCGACGAGCGGGTGCTCTCGCGCTTTCGCGCCGACCGGTAA
- a CDS encoding enoyl-CoA hydratase/isomerase family protein, whose amino-acid sequence MVRHDAYASLSVEIADGVATIEFHRPEKYNALNDDVMLDLRRAFDAIALDRSIDAVVITGEGDDAFSAGADITEYAGTTDEHAHQRDRQELFYEMYQKPLHCHAPVIAKVNGYCVGGGLITAMYCDMRVATEDAKFGVPVANIGQIPTGGANRRAVELVGEAKAKELVLTAGFIDAAEAERIGLINHAVPREELDGTVQEIIDAIQDTGREAVKNSKEAINYAVEAPDAETAREYEADLWWEQFAGEERRRLVDEFNEGE is encoded by the coding sequence ATGGTACGCCACGACGCGTACGCCAGCCTCAGCGTCGAGATCGCCGACGGCGTCGCGACCATCGAGTTCCACCGCCCCGAGAAGTACAACGCGCTCAACGACGACGTCATGCTCGACCTGCGCAGGGCGTTCGACGCCATCGCGCTCGACCGTTCGATCGACGCCGTCGTGATCACCGGCGAGGGCGACGACGCCTTCTCCGCCGGTGCGGACATCACCGAGTACGCCGGAACGACGGACGAACACGCCCACCAGCGCGACCGTCAGGAACTGTTCTACGAGATGTACCAGAAACCGCTTCACTGTCACGCGCCCGTGATCGCGAAGGTAAACGGCTACTGCGTCGGCGGCGGGCTGATCACCGCGATGTACTGTGACATGCGCGTTGCGACCGAGGACGCCAAGTTCGGCGTCCCCGTCGCCAACATCGGTCAGATCCCGACCGGTGGTGCTAACCGGAGAGCGGTCGAGTTAGTGGGTGAGGCGAAAGCGAAGGAACTCGTGCTGACCGCTGGGTTCATCGACGCCGCCGAGGCCGAACGGATCGGTCTGATCAACCACGCCGTGCCCAGAGAGGAACTGGACGGGACGGTCCAGGAGATAATCGACGCGATCCAGGATACCGGTCGCGAGGCGGTGAAGAACTCGAAAGAGGCGATCAACTACGCAGTCGAAGCACCCGACGCCGAGACCGCCCGCGAGTACGAGGCGGACCTCTGGTGGGAGCAGTTCGCGGGCGAGGAACGCCGCCGGCTGGTCGACGAGTTCAACGAGGGCGAGTGA
- a CDS encoding Bug family tripartite tricarboxylate transporter substrate binding protein encodes MAGCLAGDNGDDEGDWEPSERMRYIVPYDEGGGTDVYARGIIEPLTDAMGQDIQIDNVPGGGGLNGFGDAIGAEPDGHTFTGSAVPLEVTPQLLDDPGFDQRDLRGVGNIGRSTWCLIVNEEYEGEVETFDDVREMHNSGEWTTIGIQEPGSPQDIMTLLAKEEPEYADEYDWNWTDRVQYTGTGPIAEAVTSGEVPCGIGTDAGTEPNVSSGGVYPVVCFFSDGTDVYPDIPSVTDEGYPEMDFIAGVTRGIYAPPDVSDDRIEVLAERFEEATEDERYEEWSNDTGNPIFWEGPEEAEAAMNDPFEVMEELEIVELIQEHQ; translated from the coding sequence ATGGCGGGCTGTCTCGCCGGCGACAACGGGGACGACGAGGGGGACTGGGAGCCGAGCGAACGGATGCGCTACATCGTCCCGTACGACGAGGGCGGCGGAACCGACGTCTACGCCCGCGGTATCATCGAGCCGCTCACGGACGCGATGGGACAGGACATCCAGATCGACAACGTCCCGGGCGGTGGCGGACTGAACGGCTTCGGCGACGCGATCGGTGCCGAACCGGACGGACACACGTTCACGGGAAGCGCGGTGCCGCTCGAGGTGACGCCACAGCTGCTCGACGACCCCGGGTTCGACCAGCGCGACCTGCGCGGGGTCGGCAACATCGGCCGGTCGACCTGGTGTCTCATCGTCAACGAGGAGTACGAGGGCGAGGTCGAGACGTTCGACGACGTCAGGGAGATGCACAACTCCGGGGAGTGGACGACGATCGGCATCCAGGAGCCCGGCAGCCCGCAGGACATAATGACGCTGCTGGCGAAAGAGGAGCCGGAGTACGCCGACGAGTACGACTGGAACTGGACGGATCGCGTGCAGTACACCGGGACGGGACCGATCGCCGAGGCGGTGACCTCGGGCGAGGTTCCCTGTGGGATCGGGACCGACGCCGGCACGGAGCCGAACGTCTCCTCCGGCGGGGTCTACCCCGTCGTCTGCTTCTTCAGCGATGGGACCGACGTCTACCCCGACATCCCGTCGGTCACCGACGAGGGCTACCCGGAGATGGACTTCATCGCCGGTGTGACCCGTGGGATCTACGCACCGCCGGACGTCTCCGACGACCGGATCGAGGTGCTCGCAGAGCGCTTCGAGGAGGCGACCGAGGACGAACGGTACGAGGAGTGGTCGAACGACACCGGCAACCCGATCTTCTGGGAGGGCCCCGAGGAGGCCGAGGCCGCGATGAACGACCCGTTCGAGGTGATGGAGGAGCTCGAGATCGTCGAACTCATTCAGGAACACCAATAA
- a CDS encoding universal stress protein gives MPIVAAVDESERAGPIVEEAARLGAAMELPVHVIHVLTREGFVELEQTSVTRSNGPVPMEDVIEGATAVARRAAEEAHADATAVGLMGDPAEEVVTYADEHEAEYLVIAGRKRSPVGKALFGSVVQSMLLDAPCPVVSVRLD, from the coding sequence ATGCCGATCGTCGCAGCGGTCGACGAGAGCGAGCGTGCCGGACCGATCGTCGAGGAGGCCGCCCGTCTCGGGGCGGCCATGGAGCTCCCCGTCCACGTCATCCACGTCCTCACGAGGGAGGGGTTCGTCGAACTCGAACAGACGAGCGTCACCCGGTCGAACGGACCGGTCCCGATGGAGGACGTGATCGAGGGGGCGACCGCGGTGGCCCGGAGAGCGGCCGAGGAGGCGCACGCGGACGCCACCGCGGTCGGGCTGATGGGCGACCCCGCGGAGGAGGTCGTCACCTACGCCGACGAGCACGAGGCCGAGTACCTCGTCATCGCGGGTCGGAAGCGGTCGCCGGTCGGGAAGGCGCTGTTCGGGAGCGTCGTTCAGTCCATGTTACTCGACGCCCCGTGCCCCGTTGTCTCCGTCAGGCTCGACTAG
- a CDS encoding isocitrate/isopropylmalate dehydrogenase family protein, translating into MAYEVATIPGDGIGPEVVDATLPLFESVADSHGVDVEFERFEWGSDRYLDEGAMMPEDALDTLESYDSILLGAVGHPEVPDHLTLHGLLLPIRKSFDQRVCKRPSVLFEGVESPLRGYEGGDVDFVVFRENTEGEYSDVGGREHVGFAHEVAIQTSVFTREGTESILRAAFEEAGEREGHVTSITKSNAQAYSMTFWDDLVEEISTEYPGIEVERLLVDAASMDLIRRPEEFDVIVASNLFGDILTDIGAIVTGSMGLAPSGNIDPSGSYPSMFEPVHGSAPDIVGEGIANPLATVLSASMLFEDLGEEAVAEELWARVESVLADESAPLTPDLGGSAGTEDVVEALSD; encoded by the coding sequence ATGGCATACGAGGTAGCGACGATCCCAGGCGACGGTATCGGCCCCGAGGTCGTGGACGCGACGCTCCCGCTGTTCGAGTCGGTCGCCGATAGCCACGGGGTGGACGTAGAGTTCGAGCGCTTCGAGTGGGGCTCCGATCGGTATCTGGACGAGGGTGCGATGATGCCCGAGGACGCGCTCGACACCCTGGAGAGCTACGACTCGATCCTGCTGGGTGCGGTCGGGCACCCGGAGGTGCCGGATCACCTCACGCTCCACGGACTGCTGTTACCGATCAGAAAGAGCTTCGATCAGCGGGTCTGCAAGCGCCCGTCCGTGCTCTTCGAGGGCGTCGAGAGCCCGTTGCGGGGCTACGAGGGCGGCGACGTCGACTTCGTGGTCTTCCGCGAGAACACGGAAGGGGAGTACTCCGACGTGGGTGGGCGCGAACACGTCGGGTTCGCCCACGAGGTGGCGATCCAGACCTCGGTGTTCACCCGCGAGGGGACCGAGTCGATTCTCAGGGCCGCGTTCGAGGAGGCCGGCGAGCGCGAGGGCCACGTGACGTCGATCACGAAGTCGAACGCCCAGGCCTACAGCATGACGTTCTGGGACGATCTGGTCGAAGAAATCTCGACGGAGTACCCCGGGATCGAGGTCGAGAGGCTGCTGGTCGACGCGGCGTCGATGGACCTGATCCGTCGGCCCGAGGAGTTCGACGTGATCGTCGCCTCGAACCTCTTCGGGGACATCCTCACGGACATCGGTGCGATCGTCACGGGGAGCATGGGACTCGCCCCGTCGGGCAACATCGACCCGTCGGGGAGCTACCCCTCGATGTTCGAGCCGGTGCACGGGAGCGCCCCGGACATCGTGGGCGAGGGTATTGCGAACCCGCTCGCGACGGTGCTCTCTGCGTCGATGCTGTTCGAGGACCTGGGCGAGGAGGCGGTCGCGGAGGAGCTCTGGGCGCGCGTCGAGTCGGTGCTCGCCGACGAATCCGCGCCGCTCACGCCCGACCTCGGTGGGTCCGCGGGAACGGAGGACGTCGTCGAGGCGCTCTCGGACTAG
- a CDS encoding cupin domain-containing protein produces MAEGYRRVSLDEVGTNPEKPGSRWELSSALGVDAFNLNVAVLEAGERLSQNQFHYHENQQEAFYVAEGRCRVEAREEGFELETTDTVAFEAGEVGTHVIYNPFEEPCRLVGIGWPPEGRHPVHQVETVDALLEERYGKEGPS; encoded by the coding sequence ATGGCAGAGGGCTACCGACGCGTCTCGCTCGACGAGGTGGGGACGAACCCGGAGAAACCCGGCTCGCGCTGGGAGCTGTCGAGCGCACTGGGAGTCGACGCGTTCAACCTGAACGTCGCGGTCCTCGAGGCGGGGGAACGACTCTCGCAGAACCAGTTTCACTACCACGAGAACCAGCAAGAGGCCTTTTACGTCGCGGAGGGGCGCTGTCGCGTCGAAGCCAGGGAGGAGGGGTTCGAGTTGGAGACGACGGACACCGTCGCCTTCGAGGCGGGAGAAGTCGGGACGCACGTGATCTACAACCCGTTCGAGGAGCCGTGCCGACTGGTGGGGATCGGCTGGCCGCCTGAGGGGCGACACCCGGTCCACCAGGTCGAGACGGTCGACGCGCTGCTCGAAGAGCGTTACGGGAAGGAGGGGCCGTCGTAG
- a CDS encoding CaiB/BaiF CoA transferase family protein — MPETDTEGPLSELTVVEMTAHRAGPFCGALLADMGARVIKIERPGVGDPVRVQGVGQDGKTGYFVALNRNKESVTLDLKSDAGVEAARALLADADVFVENFGYGVTDKLGIGYDDLKELNPELVYASVKGYGETGPMREKPGLDLILQAEGGIMSVTGPEGGEPVKVGQAVGDLTAGMFATIGVLARLHERGRVGSGEGENDGTNDEREFVGKLDVGLFDAIVTLLNEYLTNYSLTGEVPGPQGRSHQALVPYQVFETGTKSIVTGVPSDARWDAFVDVVGCESVREFETNRERMANAETVVGAIQDRLEEESAEHWLSVLTEAGFPCGPINDVADVVEHEQTAARDLVIEHTDPDAGELLLPGHPINFPGFEDVVRSPAPRLGEHTDEVFSEVAGEQTTLSAWREGGAFGE; from the coding sequence ATGCCCGAGACCGATACTGAGGGACCGCTCTCGGAACTCACCGTCGTCGAGATGACCGCCCACCGCGCCGGCCCGTTCTGCGGGGCGCTGCTCGCGGACATGGGCGCGCGCGTGATCAAGATCGAACGGCCGGGCGTCGGCGACCCAGTCAGGGTCCAGGGCGTCGGCCAGGACGGCAAGACCGGCTACTTCGTCGCGCTCAACCGAAACAAGGAGTCGGTCACGCTCGACCTCAAGAGCGACGCCGGTGTAGAGGCGGCCCGTGCGCTACTCGCCGACGCCGACGTCTTCGTCGAGAACTTCGGCTACGGCGTCACCGACAAACTCGGCATCGGCTACGACGATCTGAAAGAGCTGAACCCGGAGCTCGTCTACGCGAGCGTCAAGGGCTACGGCGAGACCGGCCCGATGCGAGAGAAACCCGGGCTCGACCTCATCCTCCAGGCCGAGGGCGGGATCATGAGCGTCACCGGTCCGGAGGGGGGCGAGCCGGTGAAGGTGGGACAGGCCGTCGGCGACCTGACTGCGGGGATGTTCGCGACGATCGGCGTGCTCGCCCGGCTCCACGAACGCGGGCGGGTGGGGTCCGGTGAGGGTGAGAACGACGGGACGAACGACGAGAGGGAGTTCGTCGGCAAGCTCGACGTTGGCCTGTTCGACGCCATCGTCACGCTGCTGAACGAGTACCTGACGAACTACTCGTTGACCGGCGAGGTGCCCGGCCCGCAGGGACGGAGCCACCAGGCGCTCGTCCCGTACCAGGTGTTCGAGACCGGGACGAAGTCGATCGTCACGGGCGTGCCGAGCGACGCTCGCTGGGACGCATTCGTCGACGTGGTGGGGTGTGAGTCGGTCAGGGAGTTCGAGACGAACAGAGAGCGGATGGCGAACGCCGAGACAGTCGTGGGTGCGATCCAGGATCGACTCGAGGAGGAGTCGGCGGAACACTGGCTCTCGGTCCTCACCGAGGCGGGCTTTCCGTGTGGGCCGATCAACGACGTCGCGGACGTCGTCGAACACGAACAGACCGCCGCACGAGACCTCGTGATCGAACACACCGACCCGGACGCCGGAGAACTCCTCCTCCCCGGCCACCCGATCAACTTCCCCGGGTTCGAGGACGTCGTTCGGAGCCCCGCTCCACGCCTCGGCGAGCACACCGACGAGGTGTTCTCCGAGGTGGCAGGCGAGCAGACGACGCTCTCGGCGTGGCGAGAGGGCGGCGCGTTCGGCGAGTGA
- a CDS encoding FAD-binding and (Fe-S)-binding domain-containing protein gives MATEHTGPAADDRSGYDYRTGSETIPAGLAGLSDLVAGDVRFDEYSKQLYATDASAYEVTPIGVVYPTSTTDVATVMRHCAEHEIPVMPRGGGTSLAGQATNEAVVLDFTRYMTEVFAIDPDERTASAEVGVYLGDLNAECAPHGLKFAPDPAWGDKSALGGAIGNNSTGAHSLVYEKTDAYVEECEAVLADGTVTTFGEITLSELRDRADPDGDLEGRIHAIVAEVVDEHAETVEEAYPDLTRNVSGYNLDWIVEEAMEAKRAIEEGEADDVEGTINLARLLAGSEGTLAIVTEATVSLVEVPETKAVALLTYPDLLSAMRDVAPILEHGPAAVEAMDDVLLDLARQTEEFGPVVGMLPEGTDSVLLVEFYADSVEEGKEKVADLLVDRVPSVESEVEPSEGAAETTDAPVEATTAMEAYDAAKRAQFWKMRKSGLPILLSRTSDEKHIAFIEDTAIPAEHLPAFVEGFEEILEAEGTFATYYAHAGPGVLHIRPLINTKTEGGLASFEAIADGVTDLVVEYGGSVSGEHGDGRARTQWNRKLYGEEVFGLFKELKTAFDPDWLLNPGQVCGDISMTENLRFDPAYEFETGFEPVLNWENENGFQGMVELCHGCGGCRGPQHTTGGVMCPTFRAAEEEITSTRGRANMLRQAMSGDLPDEQFSDEFITEVLDLCIGCKGCKIDCPSGVDMAKLKAEVTHEYHRREGAEARSKLFANFDRLAPLASATAPVSNLLSSLPGSGLLAEKTMGIARERSLPEFQRETLRDWFEARDGSSVPEDGADRRALLVPDTYTNHVHPEVGRAAVRVLENAGVHVSLPEEVGDSGRAAFSKGFLDEAGTLATENVTALAPRIEEGWDVVVVEPSDAVMFQSDYRDLLSGRFVDLVSENTYGVMEYVDAFGLDVPDGSGERLTYHGHCHQKATAKDHHTAAVLTRAGFEVDVLDSGCCGMAGSFGYEAEHYAMSQAIGSILFSQIDRSGGRVVAPGTSCRTQIGDEYGEEPPHPVELLAESL, from the coding sequence ATGGCGACGGAACACACCGGGCCGGCGGCGGACGATCGCTCGGGCTACGACTACCGCACCGGCTCCGAGACGATCCCGGCGGGGCTCGCGGGGCTCTCGGACCTCGTCGCGGGCGACGTCCGCTTCGACGAGTACTCGAAACAGCTCTACGCGACGGACGCGAGCGCGTACGAGGTGACGCCGATCGGCGTCGTCTACCCCACTTCGACGACCGACGTCGCGACGGTGATGCGCCACTGCGCGGAGCACGAAATCCCAGTGATGCCCCGTGGAGGCGGGACGAGCCTCGCGGGCCAGGCGACGAACGAGGCGGTCGTCCTGGACTTCACCCGATACATGACGGAGGTCTTCGCGATCGATCCGGACGAGCGAACCGCCAGCGCCGAGGTCGGCGTCTACCTCGGCGACCTGAACGCCGAGTGTGCGCCCCACGGACTGAAGTTCGCGCCCGATCCCGCCTGGGGCGACAAGAGCGCGCTGGGCGGGGCGATCGGGAACAACTCGACCGGCGCGCACTCGCTCGTCTACGAAAAGACCGACGCCTACGTCGAGGAGTGCGAGGCAGTTCTGGCGGACGGCACGGTCACGACGTTTGGGGAGATCACGCTCTCGGAACTCCGCGACCGGGCCGATCCGGACGGCGATCTCGAGGGCCGGATCCACGCGATCGTCGCCGAAGTGGTCGACGAGCACGCCGAAACCGTCGAGGAGGCCTACCCGGACCTGACGCGGAACGTCTCGGGCTACAACCTCGACTGGATCGTCGAGGAGGCGATGGAGGCGAAACGGGCGATCGAGGAGGGCGAGGCGGACGACGTAGAGGGGACGATCAACCTCGCTCGACTGCTCGCCGGCAGCGAGGGCACCCTCGCGATCGTCACCGAGGCGACCGTCTCGCTGGTCGAGGTGCCGGAGACCAAGGCGGTCGCGCTGTTGACCTACCCCGATTTGCTCTCGGCAATGCGCGACGTCGCGCCGATCCTCGAACACGGCCCCGCCGCCGTGGAGGCGATGGACGACGTCCTCCTGGATCTGGCGAGACAGACCGAGGAGTTCGGCCCCGTCGTCGGGATGCTGCCGGAGGGTACAGATTCGGTGCTGCTCGTCGAGTTCTACGCCGACTCCGTCGAGGAGGGCAAGGAGAAGGTCGCAGACCTGCTCGTCGATCGGGTCCCCAGCGTCGAGAGCGAGGTAGAGCCGAGCGAGGGTGCGGCCGAGACCACCGACGCGCCGGTCGAGGCGACGACCGCGATGGAGGCCTACGACGCGGCGAAGCGCGCGCAGTTCTGGAAGATGCGAAAGAGCGGGCTGCCGATCCTGCTCTCGCGCACGAGCGACGAGAAACACATCGCGTTCATCGAGGACACGGCGATCCCGGCCGAACACCTCCCGGCGTTCGTCGAGGGGTTCGAGGAGATCCTCGAGGCAGAGGGGACGTTCGCGACGTACTACGCCCACGCCGGACCCGGCGTGCTCCACATCCGGCCGCTGATCAACACCAAGACGGAGGGGGGACTCGCCTCGTTCGAGGCGATCGCCGACGGCGTCACGGACCTCGTCGTCGAGTACGGCGGGTCGGTCTCGGGCGAGCACGGCGACGGCCGGGCGCGCACCCAGTGGAACCGGAAACTCTACGGCGAGGAGGTGTTCGGCCTATTCAAGGAACTGAAGACGGCGTTCGACCCCGACTGGCTGCTCAACCCCGGACAGGTCTGCGGCGATATTTCGATGACCGAGAACCTCCGCTTCGATCCGGCCTACGAGTTCGAGACGGGGTTTGAACCCGTGCTGAACTGGGAGAACGAGAACGGCTTTCAGGGGATGGTCGAGCTCTGTCACGGCTGTGGCGGCTGCCGGGGTCCCCAGCACACCACGGGCGGTGTGATGTGTCCGACGTTCCGAGCGGCCGAGGAGGAGATCACGTCCACCCGGGGGAGAGCGAACATGCTCCGCCAGGCGATGAGCGGCGACCTCCCGGACGAGCAGTTCAGTGACGAGTTCATAACGGAAGTACTTGACCTCTGCATCGGCTGTAAGGGCTGTAAGATCGACTGTCCGAGCGGGGTGGACATGGCGAAGCTGAAGGCGGAGGTGACCCACGAGTACCACCGCCGGGAGGGTGCTGAGGCTCGATCGAAGCTGTTCGCGAACTTCGATCGGCTCGCGCCGCTCGCGAGCGCAACCGCGCCGGTGTCGAACCTCCTCTCGTCGCTTCCCGGGTCGGGGTTGCTCGCCGAGAAGACGATGGGGATCGCACGGGAGCGCTCGCTCCCCGAGTTCCAGCGCGAGACGCTCCGCGACTGGTTCGAGGCGCGCGACGGGTCGTCGGTTCCCGAGGACGGGGCGGACCGCCGCGCGCTGCTCGTCCCGGACACCTACACGAACCACGTCCACCCGGAGGTCGGACGGGCGGCGGTCCGCGTCCTGGAGAACGCGGGCGTCCACGTCTCGCTCCCCGAGGAGGTCGGCGACAGCGGCCGCGCGGCGTTCTCGAAGGGCTTTCTCGACGAGGCAGGAACGCTCGCGACCGAGAACGTGACGGCGCTCGCCCCGCGGATCGAGGAGGGGTGGGACGTCGTCGTCGTCGAGCCCTCCGACGCGGTGATGTTCCAATCCGATTACCGTGACCTGCTCTCGGGCCGGTTCGTCGATCTGGTGAGCGAGAACACCTACGGCGTGATGGAGTACGTGGACGCGTTCGGGCTCGACGTGCCGGATGGGAGCGGCGAGCGGCTCACCTACCACGGCCACTGCCACCAGAAGGCGACCGCGAAGGACCACCACACCGCGGCCGTCCTCACGAGGGCCGGCTTCGAGGTGGACGTCCTCGACAGCGGCTGTTGTGGGATGGCCGGCTCCTTTGGATACGAGGCCGAACACTACGCGATGAGCCAGGCGATCGGGTCGATCCTCTTCTCACAGATCGACCGGAGCGGCGGGCGCGTCGTCGCCCCCGGGACCTCCTGTCGGACCCAGATCGGCGACGAGTACGGCGAGGAGCCCCCACACCCGGTCGAGCTGCTGGCCGAGTCGCTCTGA